One stretch of Narcine bancroftii isolate sNarBan1 chromosome 8, sNarBan1.hap1, whole genome shotgun sequence DNA includes these proteins:
- the trappc4 gene encoding trafficking protein particle complex subunit 4 codes for MVVFSVYVVNKAGGLVYQYDNYSPRTDVEKTFSYPLDLVLKVYDERVVVSFGQRDGIKVGYAVLSVNGMDVNGRYMADNRDVLEYLNTSFNYPLAIRFGRPRLTSNEKLMLASMFHSLFAIGSQLSPEPGSSGIEVLETDTFKLHCFQTLTGIKFIVLADPRQAGIDSLLRKIYEIYSDYALKNPFYSLEMPIRCDLFEQNLKVALEVAEKAGTFGATS; via the exons ATGGTGGTGTTCAGTGTTTATGTCGTGAATAAGGCAGGCGGCTTAGTTTACCAGTACGACAATTATTCGCCTCGCACCGATGTGGAGAAAACGTTTAGCTACCCGCTGGACCTGGTGCTGAAGGTGTACGATGAGCGGGTGGTGGTGTCTTTCGGCCAGAGGGATGGCATTAAAG TTGGATATGCTGTGCTCTCAGTCAATGGGATGGACGTTAATGGAAGGTACATGGCTGACAACAGGGATGTGCTGGAATATCTGAACACCTCTTTTAACTACCCTTTGGCAATTCGGTTTGGACGGCCTCGTTTGACATCCAATGAGAAATTAATGTTGGCCTCCATGTTTCACTC GTTGTTTGCCATTGGTTCCCAGTTGTCTCCAGAGCCTGGGAGCTCTGGGATTGAAGTGCTTGAAACCGACACCTTCAAACTGCATTGTTTTCAAACCCTAACAG GAATTAAGTTCATCGTGTTGGCTGACCCTCGACAAGCTGGAATTGATTCCCTCCTACGGAAAATTTATGAAATTTATTCGGACTATGCTCTTAAAAACCCATTTTACTCTCTCGAGATGCCAATCAG GTGTGATCTCTTTGAACAGAATTTGAAAGTGGCTTTGGAAGTAGCTGAAAAAGCTGGAACATTTGGAGCAACATCTTGA